In Campylobacter porcelli, the sequence CATAAAACTAAGTAGCTCTTTATGGCTCCAGCCTATAGCGACCCTTAGCTCTTCTATTTTTCTTGCTTGAGCGAGGCTAGATATCTCCTTACTAGCTCTTTGTATTATCTCTCTACCAGCTAGGTCTTTAACTGGCTTAATATCCTTGCCATTTAGCATATCTAGAAGTGTTTTTAGCTCATTAATGCTAAGCTTAGCTGAGCTTTTAACCCCAAATTTATCTTCTAAATACCCTTCCCACGCCTCAAGCCTTTTAAGCTCCACACATCCACGGTGGATATGCACTTTAGCTAGTAGATTTTTTCTATATTCTAATATCTTACTCACTCTTTCTCCTTTAGTTTTATAGCTTCTCTAAACTGCTCAAAAAGAGCGTAAATTTGTGGATCTTTTGCGTTGTTTTTAAAGGTAGAATTACAACGACTCTTAACGCTTTTTTGCTCATTGCTACGCAGCTCTTTTTTAGGGATTATTACCCTTGCTTCAATGCGTTTTGGGATAAAATCTAGCTCTTTAAATGCTTTAGATCTTCTTTTGTAAAACTCTCTAGCCCTAGCTAAAAACTGCTCTTTATCAGCGTTAAACTCCATTAGTGCTAAATTGTGATTAAATACTATTGTTAGTAAGTGATCTTCGCACTCAACACTACTAACATACTTTTGTAAATGCTCCTTTAGTCCAGCCATAGCTAGAGCCTTGCCTAATCTATATCTAGCTACTGCTGGGATAGCAGAGCCTATATCTATAGTGTTCTCTATGAGTGCCATCATTATCTCCTTATTAAACCTTAATAAAGCGGTGCTTACACCGCTTGATAAAGCTTAATTTAACTATTTTTAACTTCGCTAGAGCCAAGCTAGTCTTTGCGACCAAAGGTGTCAAGGATTACTTAACACTTCTATCTAAAATCCGTGGCGTTAGCCACCACCTTGAAAGGCTTTTTCAAGGGGTTAGGGGTTGTTAAGGGGGAAGGGGTAGCGACTGCCAAAAAAGCGTCCCCCTTCTCACTTAAGAATAAGAATAATATTGTGTAAATTAAACTTTATCGCAAAGTGGGGCTTTGCTCCGTCTTGCGAAGTTAAAAGTAGGTAAAAATAAATAAAAAAGGAGAAATAAAAGATGAAAAACAACATAATTCAAGAGAACAATGAAAAATATACAGTAGTTACACTAAGCGATGAAAAAGAGGTAAAAATCAGACATCCAAAGGGTCGAGATGTAAGATTTATGATGAGTGGTAACGGAGCAAGTGATAGCGATCTATTATTTAGGCTTACAAGCAATCTTACTTGCTTAAGTGAAGAGGAGCTTGAAAATTTGGACGCAAAAGATTGCACAATGCTTTTAAAAGAAGTGAGTAATTTTTTAGCATAGCCCACAGCTCTAGGGGGCGTGGCTTTAATAGGTCATGCTCTACACTTTTCATATAGTGAGATTATGGGTATGGATGTGGGCGAGTATAAGGAGTATTTAAAGATAGCCAAAGAGATTTTAGAGGCTAAGGCGTAATTTTTTGCGTATCTTTTTGTCTATAAATCTCAAAAGAGCACCCAAAAACAGGGCAGTTAGTGGATAGGTGATAATCATGATAAATAGAGTTACAAGGTTTTTTGAGATTATATCTAAAAAAGCTTTTAATTTCATAGTCATAAACGCACCAAGCCATAATCCAGGCACTAATAAATATAGCCCAGCTATAAAAAGTATCTCTAATAGACATATAAGTATTCATTCTCATATGTTTATTATACTATAAAAGGAGATTTTTTGCAAAATGAAGTTTTAGGCATTTCAATAGGACTTGCTATAAAAGGTATAGGCGAAATATCAAAGGTTAATAGCTCTTTTGCAAATTTAAAAGGGGCAATTAGGCAAAGTGAAGGTAGCCTAAAAGGCTTTAGTCGCGAACTAGCAAAAGTAAAAAAGTTTGAGGATATAAAGCTAAAACTAAAGGTAAATGCTGAAGAGTTAAAGGCTGATTTTGCTAGTGCGACATCTCTTATAGCAAGAGGTGCAGCCATAGTACTACCTATAAAAACCGCTACTCTCTTTGAAGAGAGTATGGCTGATGTGTGAAAAGTAGTGGAGTTTGAGCGTTAGTGGGCTAAATCTTAGCCCACAATTCTAAAAACTATTAAAATATTTTTATCTGTAAATCTTTTAATATGAGAATAAGCTTTTTTCTTTTAGTAAAATCTGAAGTCGTTACGATAGTATACCCTTGTTTTTTTATTTCCCATAATATTTTTCTAGCTATATTTAATCTAGAATATAGTTTTTCTAGCTGTTTTTCTGACATTTGAGTTTTTCTTAAACAATACAAGAAAGGCTTTTCATCCTCATCTGTATCTTTATCTGTATGATTTAATACTTTTTTAAAATCTATATCTTTGCTATATTTACTTGCTATAAATTTATCTTCTAAAATTCTTTGTCTCATGTTGTTATAAAATTTATCTAAAGAACCATTCGTGAGTATTTTAAATAAAATATTCTCAGGAACTTTGGTTAGATATTGATTTCTAGATATGATATTGTCTATATTTAGAGCTGTATAATAATAGGACTCTTCATATATTAATATCATATGAAAAGCAATGCTATCTACATCATAAATATCGAAGTATAAATTTACGCTAACATTATTAAATTTATAGTTCAATTTTAGACAGTCGTCTTCTTTTTGAGAAGTTTGTAAATTATACTGGTTTGTCAAAAATGCTCTTATGTCAAGCATTTTGTCACTTTCAATTTTTTTTTCTACATTTTCATAATTTTCTAACCAGCTATCAACCCACTTTGGCGTTTCTCCCTTTGTATTCCAGTTCACGACGCCATTATAAACAGCTCCAACCATATTTGCAAACTCTTTTTTTGTTAAATTTAACTCGTTTAATTTTGTTTCAAATGTTTGTATATCCATCTTTATCCTTTATTTTTCATTATTATATATAAAAGTTCATAAAAATATACTTATTTTTTAAAAAAAATACAATAAAAATGTATAAAAGGATTGACATTAGTTTAAAAATAATGTATAATTACAGCATAAAAGATATAAAAAAATGTATCTTTTAAATCTAAACGAAAGGAGTTAGCGAAATGGCAAAGTTAGATTTGATGATTAAAGTAGCCGCTTTAATCTATATAATCTCAAAGATTATTCAGATATGGATAATCTAAGAGCAAGGGGCGAAAGCCTCTGACTTATGCCATTTCGTTAAGTCATTTTACACGAAAGGAGCTTAAAATGAGCGAAATTTTAGAAGTAGCCGAAGTTTTGTTACTTGCGTATATCGCAATAAACATTCACAAATTAAATCTAAAGGAGAAAAAATGAACGAAATTATCGTTATAAATGGTCAAAGTGTAGAGTTTGAAGTGGCAGATAGTGGAGTATTTGCCACTTCTTTGGATGTCGCTCAGGTTTTTGAAAAACGACACGCGGATATTATAGCTAAAATAGCTGAATTTCCAAATGATGAATTTCGTGAGCGGAATTTTTCGCTTACGGAGCGAACCGCTAAATTTGGGGCTGTCAT encodes:
- a CDS encoding phage protein GemA/Gp16 family protein, whose product is MSKILEYRKNLLAKVHIHRGCVELKRLEAWEGYLEDKFGVKSSAKLSINELKTLLDMLNGKDIKPVKDLAGREIIQRASKEISSLAQARKIEELRVAIGWSHKELLSFMIDKMHIIGNPLKLKPQNASKLIYILSKVLEYKKSKDKI
- a CDS encoding phage tail assembly protein — encoded protein: MKNNIIQENNEKYTVVTLSDEKEVKIRHPKGRDVRFMMSGNGASDSDLLFRLTSNLTCLSEEELENLDAKDCTMLLKEVSNFLA